CCGGATGAAAGTACGTGAGTGGTCGAAACCGGCAAGCCGAAGGCGTCGGCCGCGCCGATGGTGGTCATCGCCACCAGTTCGGCGCTGGCGCCCTGGGCGTAGGTCAGGTGCGATTTGCCGATCTTTTCGCCCACCGTCACCACGATGCGGCGCCAGCCGACCATGGTGCCGAGCCCCAGTGCAATCGCCACCACCACTTTCACCCAGAAGGGAATGAAGCGGGTGGCGTTGTCGAGTTCGCCCTTCAGCGCGTCGAGGTTGCGCTGCGTGTCGGGATTGATCTGCAACTGATGCTCTGCCTTCAGGTGCTTGATGGTCTCGGACGCCAGGTACATGTCGTTGCGGGTGTTCGACACCGCCTGCGCCGGGATCTTGTCGACCGAGCCGTACTGGCGAATTTGATCTCCGATCGCGCCGGTCAGTTGCGCCAGCGCCGGCACCACCTCCGGCGTCAGATCGCTGGTGCGCACATAGCCGGTCAGCACCTCGCGCGGCGGCGTTTGGCCGCCGGCCGGGAACTGGCGCAGCAGCTGGCTTTTGGTCACCTCCGCCAGCGCCGCCACCCGGGGGATCTGCTCCGGCGGCATCGAACGGTTCAGGGCGTAGGCGATCGGCATGGTGCCCACCAGGATCAGCATGATAAGGCCCATGCCTTTCTGGCCGTCGTTGGAGCCGTGGGCAAAGGAAACGCCGGTGCAGGTGAGGATCAGCAATCCGCGGATCCACAGCGGCGGCGGGCTATTGTCTTTAGGCGCGCTGTACAGCTGGCGGTTGTTGACGAACAGCTTCAGCGCCAGCAGCAGCAGGCCGGCGAACACGAAGCCGATCACCGGCGACAGCAGCAGCGCATAGCCCACCTTGATCGCCTGGCCCCAGTCCACGCCGCTGGTGCCGGTGCGGCCGTGGATCAGGGCGTTGGCCACGCCAACGCCGATAATCGAGCCGATCAGCGTATGCGACGACGAGGCGGGCAGCCCGAGCCACCAGGTGCCGAGGTTCCAGATGATGGCGGAGAACAGCAGGGCGTACACCATGGCGAAGCCGTTGCCGGTGCCGGCCTGCAGGATCAGCTCGACCGGCAGCAGCGAAATGATGCCGAAGGCCACCACGCCGCTGGAGAGCAACACGCCGAGAAAGTTGAAGAAACCGGACCACACCACGGCGACCATCGGCGACAGCGAGTGGGTGTAAATCACCGTCGCGACCGCATTGGCGGTGTCGTGGAAGCCGTTGACGAATTCAAAGCCCAGCGCGATCAGCAGCGCCAGCCCCAATAATAAAAACGGAATGTAACTGGTATAGACGGCGCCGGTGTCGCTGACGTCGTTAAATAAGTTCACCCCGGCGAACGCGATCCCCAGAATTAATAAAAACACAAAAAAAAGAACAGTGAGTCGACTGTTCTTTTGATGCAGCTTGGGCAGGCTGGATGCGGCCGGCACACCCGTTTGAACGGCGCTGTTATCGCTCATAATGACCTTCCTGAGAGGATTGAATGCGGTAGCTGTCGCCTGAAAAGTATTCTGAATGAATGTGGCTTTTTTATGACGAAAATATTAATCATCGGGAACGGCGAAAATCATTAACGCCGATAAATAAAGATTGTTATAACAGCGGAGACGATCTTGGGTTAACGGCAACAGGCAGGATAAGGCGTTATGGTGCAACGGTTAGCGGAAAAGATGCACAAGCTTGATTTCGATGATGAAGTGACCGGGCTGATCTACGGCCATGTGTTTCGTTCCGGTGAGCCGCCGGCGCGCCTGAACTCGCAGCAGGTCTGTCAGGCCTACCAGGCTTTGCCGTCCGGCGACGGCTTTGTCTGGCTGCACCTCAATCTCAACCACGCGGCGGCGGAGAAGTGGCTGAAAAACCATTTCGCCATTTCCGATTTTTTCTTCCACGAAATTCGGCACGGTTCCCACACCACGCGCATCGAGCGCCAGGGCGACGACCTGTTCGCGGTACTCAACGACGTGATTTTCCACCCTGAGGACAGCAACCCGGAAACGGCGACGCTGTGGCTCTATTGCTGCCGTGGGCTGGTGGTCACCGTGCGTCACAAACCGGTGCGATTGATTGAACGGCTGCTTGGCCGCCTGACGGCGCTGGAGCTGGCGTCGTCTACCGAGCTGCTGGCGCACCTGCTGGAAGAGCAGGAGGACGTGTTGGAACAGGTGGTGCGGCAGGCTAACCAGTATGTCGATACCATCGAGGATCGCCTGCTGACCCGCCGCGTCAAACGCAACCGCGCCGAGCTGGGGCGCATGCGCCGCATGCTATTGCGCTTTCAGCGCCTGTTGGCGCCGGAACCGGCCGCGCTGTTTCGCCTGTTGAACCGGCCGCCGAGCTGGCTGAGCCGTGAGGTGGTGCAGGATCTGCGGCAGTTTACCGAAGAGTTCACCGTGGTGTTGAACGATCTCGCCAGCCTGACCGAACGCATCCGGCTGCTGCAGGAAGAACTGGGCGCCAAGCTGATGGAGCAGAATAACCGCACGCTCTACACCCTGACGGTGATCACCGTGCTGGCGTTGCCGATCAACATCGTCGCCGGTTTCTTCGGCATGAACGTCGGAGGGATACCGCTGGCCAGCAATCACCACGGTTTTATCCTGCTGGTGTTGCTGGTCGGCAGTTTTACGCTGATCGCCGGTTATCTGGCGTTCAGGCGCAGGGACGAGTCGTAATTACAGGCGGGCGCGGTACTCTTCTTCCAGCCGGGCATGGGTGCTCCAGAACGGCTGCGGCGCCCGATCGTGCAGACGATCCAGCAGGATATCCAGATGGGTGTGCCAGCCGCCGGCGACGCTGAGCATCTCGTCGCGGTTGGCCAGGCGCCGGTGGGTGACCGTCAGCAGCACCGCGTTTCCCTGTTCCGTCAGCTCGAAGGTCACCTCGGAAGGGCGGCCCTGATCTTGTTCGGCCCAGGTAAAGCTCAGCAGGCGCGGCGGGAACAGGCAGGTGATGTGGCCGCGGTTGCTGACGCAGCCGCCGTGCTGTTTGTACTTGGCCGGCGGTGGCTCGTGCTCGCCCGCCAGATCGGAGTTGCGAAACTCCAGCTCCAGCGGCGCGCCGTTTTCCAACTTCATGGCGCCGGCCGCCAGCCAGGTGGCGCGCTTGTCGGATTCGGTCAGGTAAGCCCACACCCGCTCGATGGGACCGGGCAGCAGCCGCTGGATGCGCAGCGTGCCGGGTTCGATAATCATGCCGTAATCATTCATGGTTCACTCCTTGGGAGGAAGCTGTTCGGGCTGCAACAGCGCCTGTTCGAGCGCATCCAGCCGTTCAGTCCAGAAATGTTCATAGGTTTGCAGCCAGTGCATGGCCTGCGCCATAGGCTCGGGTTCGAGCCGGCAGATATGGTTTCTTCCTTGCACGGTGCGTTGCACCAGGCCCGCATGTTCCAGTGCTTTCACGTGCTTGGAGGCGCCGGCGAACGACATCTGCAGCGGCGCGGCCAGTTCGCCGATGCTGCGCTCACCGCCGGCCAGCGCGCGTAACATCGAGCGGCGGGTCGGGTCGGCCAGCGCATGAAAAATGGCGTCCAGCTGTGAGGAAGATAATTCAACCATATGGTTGAATATAGAACAGGCGGGCTAATATTCAACCGTTTTGTTGAATATTTTTTGCCCCGGCGAGAAACCGGGGCAAGGATCAGGCGCCGGCGTGCGCCAGCAGGGCGTTCAGCAATACGTCGGCGCCGGCGGCGGCCCAGGCGGGGGTGATATCTTCCCGCTCGTTGTGGCTGATGCCGTCCACGCAGGGAATGAAAATCATGGCGGTCGGAGCGACGCGGTTAAGGTAACAGGCATCGTGGCCGGCGCCGGAAATCATGTCGCGATGGCGATAGCCCAACGCTTGCGCGGCATGACGTACGCTGTCGATGCAGCCCCGATCGAAAGCGACCGGGGGATACTGGAAGATGCGCTCGGCGCGCGCGGTCAGGCTGCCGTCGTTGACGGCGTTCACCGCCGCCAGCAGGCGCTGCTCCATCTGCTCCAGAATTGACTCCTCTGGATGGCGGAATTCGACGCTGAAAAAGACGCGTCCCGGCACCACATTGCGTGAGTTGGGGGTAATTTGCGCCATGCCCACCGTGGCGCGCGCGTCGGGCGCGAAATCCCAGCCGATGCGATTGACCGCCGTAACCAGCGCCGCAAAGCCCAGCAGGGCGTCGCGGCGGCGGTCCATCGGCGTGGTGCCGGCATGGGCGCTGAAGCCGACGACCTCCAGTTCATACCAGCGCTGCCCTTGTGCGGCGGTCACCACGCCGATGTCGAGATGCTCCGCTTCCAGAATCGGCCCCTGTTCGATGTGCAACTCGAAGGCGGCATGGATCGGCATGCCGCCCACCGGGTGCTCGCCGGCGTAGCCGATGCGTTCCAGCGCGTCGCCGAGGCTGACGCCGTGCTCGTCGCGGCGCGTCAGGCCGTATTCCAGGTCGAATACCCCGGCGAACACGCCGGAGGCGATCATCGCCGGCGCGAAGCGTGCGCCTTCTTCGTTGGTCCAGTTGATCACTTCAATCGCGCGTTCGGTGACGATCTGCCGATCGTTGAGGCTGCGAATAACCTCCAATCCGGCCAGCACGCCGTAGATGCCGTCGAAACGGCCGCCGCGGGGCTGCGAGTCGCCGTGAGAACCGGTGATGACCGGCGCCAGCTCGGGCCGCGTGCCTTCACGGCGCAGGAACATGTTGCCCATTCGATCGACGCGCACGCTGCAACCGGCCTCCAGCGCCCACCGGCGCAGCTGGTCGCGCGCCTGACGATCCTCTTCGCTGAGCGCCAGGCGGGTGACGCCGTTGTCAGCGATGGCGCCGAACTGCGCCATCGTCTGCAGGCTTTGCCACAGGCGCTCGCCGTTGACTCGATACGTCATTGATCTTCTCCCGGCGTTTTAGCGGTGTAGCGGAAATCGCAGCAGGGGGCGCCGGACATGATGGTCTGGGTGCGCTGCAGTTCAACGTCAGGCGCATAGCCGACGATAAACTGGCTGTCGCGAGCGCAGGAGAGCAGGTGGCCGATCTCCCCAAGCCCCATCTCGTGATACATCTCGGCGTAGCGGCAGCGGGTGACGTTATAGTCGAAGTGCTGTTCGTCCTGATTGATCACCTCGACGCGCAGCGCATCGTCTTTTTCCCACAGGTACTGCAAGGCGGCGAAGCTGCGCAGATCCGCGCCGTTCGGTTCCTGAGCGGCGAACTGTTTGCCCGCCGCGATGGCGGCATTCTCGATGGCCTCGCCGATCACCGCCTGGGCGCGCGCCTTGCCGATTTCACGCACCAGGATCTGGTAGATCGGTTTGATGATCTCCGCCTCGATTTTTCTGCGGGCCAAAATGCCCAACTCGTTGTTTGCACAGCTCATCGCCTTGCTCCTCTTGATTTATTGTGGTTTGGCGCCGCCCAACACGGTTTGCGGCTGCCATTTGCCGTCAACCACCCGATACAGGGTGAAGCTCGGCTGTTGCAGGTTGCCCTGCGCATCGAAGGCGATGGCGCCGGTCACGCCCTGGTAATGTATGGCGCGCAGTTTCGGCAGATAATCGGCCGGGTTGGCCGAGCCGGCCTGTTCGATGGCGGCGATCAGCACTCGGGTGGCGTCGTAGGCGAAGGGCGCATGCAGTTCGATGTGGGTGTGGTAACGATCGCGGTAGGCTTGCTCAAACGCCTTGCCGCCCGGCATCTGTTCCAGCGGCAGCCCCGGCTCCAGCGCCACCACGCCTTCACCTTCCTGCTGCGCCAGCGTCAGGAAGGTTTGGCTGACAAAGCCGCCGGCGCCCATCAGCTGCGCGTTCATGCCCAGCTGTTTCAGTTTGCGCGCCAGCGGCGCCGCCTGGGAATCTACGCCGCCGAAGAAGATCAGATCGGCGTTTTTGCTGCGCACGGTGGTCAGTACGGCGCTGAAATCGACGGTCTTGTCATCGACGTATTCACGAGCGACCGGCTGCACGCCCTGGGCCTGCAGCGATTTGATGAACTCGTCCGCCAGCCCCTGGCCGAAAGCGGTGCGATCGTCTATCACTGCGATGCGCTTGGCTTTCAGCGTCTTCACCGCATATTGCCCGGCGTAGTTGCCGCCGTCGTCGTCGTGGCCCATCACGCGAAAGCTGGTGTCAAAACCTTGTTGCGTATAGCCGTGACCGGTGGCGACCGGCGCCACCTGGGCGATCCCGGCGTCGTGATAGATGCGCGCCGCCGGGATGCTGGTGCCGGTGTTCCAGTGGCCGACCACGCCGGCGACGCCTTCGTCGACCAAACGCTGCGCCACGGCCACGGCGGTGCGCGGATCGGACTGGTCGTCCTCGGACACCAGTTTGAAGGTGACCGGTTTGCCGTTCAGCGTCGGTTTCTGCGCGTTAGCGTCGGCGATCGCCAGTTGCGCGCCGTTTTCGAGATCTTTGCCGATGCGCGCGGAAGAGCCGGTCAGCGGCCCGGCCAGGCCGATCAGCACGGTGTCGGCCGCCAGCGCCGGGAGGCTAAGAATCATTGTCATGGCAGCCAGCGCCAACGGTTTGATGCGAATGTTCTGTTGCATGTCATACTCCTGGTGCGGTTAAAAGAAACAACGGTTATTCACCCAAATAGATCTGTTTGATTTTTTCATCGTCCAGCATGTCGGCGGAACGGCCGCTGTGGCTCAGGCTGCCGCTGTCCAACACGTAGGCGCGATCGGTGGACTCCAGCGCCAGGCGGGCGTTCTGCTCGACCAATAGTAGCGTGACGCCGTCACGAGCTAACTGCTTGATGACCGTGAAAATGGCTTCCACCACAATCGGCGCCAGCCCCATCGAGGGTTCGTCCAATATCAGCAACCGCGGGCGGCTGAGCAGCGCGCGGCCCATCGCCACCATCTGCTGTTCACCGCCCGAAAGTAGCCCGGCCGGTTGGTGCAGGCGCTCGCTCAGCCGCGGGAAAGTGGCGCACACCCGTTCGAAATCTTGCCGCACCGCCGATTTGTCGCGCCGTGCATAGGCGCCGAGCTGCAGGTTCTCCCGCACCGTCAAACGGGTGAAAATGCCGCGTCCCTCCGGCACCATCACCAGCCCCCGTTGCAGCAACCGGTGCGGCGGCACGCCGCGAATCGAGCAACCGTCGAACAGGATGTCGCCTTCGAACGGCTGCAGGCCGGTCAGCGCTCGCAGGCTGGAGCTCTTGCCCGCGCCATTGGCGCCGATCAGCGTCACCTGTTCGCCGGCGTTGACCATAAAATCGATGCCTTTGACCGCATGAATGCCGCCATAAGACACTTTGAGTCGTTTAACGCTCAGCAGGGCTTCAGACATGCGCGCCGCCTCCCAGATAGGCCTGAATGACCGCCGGTTCGCGCCGCACCTGCGCCGGCTCGCCTTCGGCGATCGCTTTGCCGTAATCCAGCACCGTCAGCCGATCGCACAGACCCATCACCAGTTTGACGTCGTGTTCGATCAGCAGCAGCGTTTTGCCGCTGTCGCGGATGCGCAGCAGCAGCTCGCGCAACGCCACTTTTTCTCCGGCGTTCATGCCGGCCGCCGGTTCGTCCAGCGCCAGCAGCCGGGGCTCGGTCGCCAGCGCGCGGGCAATCTCCAGACGGCGTTGGTGGCCATAGGCGAGATCGCCGGCGCGGTAATGGGCGAATTGGCTGATGCCGACGTACTCCAGCAGCGCATGAGATTTATCGCGCACCGCCTGTTCCTCCTCTTTCGCGCGCCCGTGGCGAGCGATCGCCGCCCACAGGCCGTTGCGGGTGCGCACATGGCAGCCGACCATCACGTTTTCCAGCACGCTCATTTCGTTGAACAACCGCAGGTTCTGGAAGGTGCGGGCGATGCCGGCCTGCACCACTTTGTCGATCGCCTGTGGTTTATAGCGCTGGCCCAACAGGCTGAACTCGCCCTCGTCGGCGCGATACAGGCCGGTGATCAGGTTGAAGCAGGTGGTTTTGCCGGCGCCGTTCGGCCCGATCAGGCCGTAGATTTCCCCCTGGCGGATGCTCATGCTGACGTCATCCACCGCCGTCAGGCCGCCGAAACGTTTGCTGACGTGATTTAAAGTGAGCAGCGGCGTCATGCGGCATTCCTCCCGGCATGGCGAGCCGGCCATAGGCCCGCCGGGCGATACAGCATCACCAGGATCAGCGCCAGGCCGTAGAACAGTTGGCGGATAATTTCCGGGTCGATCAGCACCTGGCCGAACAGCGCCTGCTGCAGCGGTCCCATGCTGCTGCGCAGCAGCTCCGGCAGGGCGGCCAGCAGCAGCGCGCCCAGGATCACGCCGGGGATGTGCCCCATGCCGCCGAGCACCACCATCGCCAGTACGGCGATCGATTCCTGCAGGGTGAAGGATTCCGGCGACACGAAGCCTTGAAACGCGGCGAACAGCGCGCCGGCCACGCCGCCGAAGGTGGCGCCGATGGCGAAGGCCAGCAGCTTGAAGTTGCGGGTGTTGATGCCCATCGCCCGCGCGGCGTCCTCGTCTTCGCGGATTGCCGTCCATGCGCGGCCAACGCGCGAATTCTGCAGCCGCAGGCTGATAAACAGGATTGCCAGAAGCAGCGCGGCGAACAGGTAGTAATACAGGTACAGGCCGGAAAAACGCACGCCG
Above is a window of Serratia nematodiphila DZ0503SBS1 DNA encoding:
- a CDS encoding inorganic phosphate transporter; translated protein: MSDNSAVQTGVPAASSLPKLHQKNSRLTVLFFVFLLILGIAFAGVNLFNDVSDTGAVYTSYIPFLLLGLALLIALGFEFVNGFHDTANAVATVIYTHSLSPMVAVVWSGFFNFLGVLLSSGVVAFGIISLLPVELILQAGTGNGFAMVYALLFSAIIWNLGTWWLGLPASSSHTLIGSIIGVGVANALIHGRTGTSGVDWGQAIKVGYALLLSPVIGFVFAGLLLLALKLFVNNRQLYSAPKDNSPPPLWIRGLLILTCTGVSFAHGSNDGQKGMGLIMLILVGTMPIAYALNRSMPPEQIPRVAALAEVTKSQLLRQFPAGGQTPPREVLTGYVRTSDLTPEVVPALAQLTGAIGDQIRQYGSVDKIPAQAVSNTRNDMYLASETIKHLKAEHQLQINPDTQRNLDALKGELDNATRFIPFWVKVVVAIALGLGTMVGWRRIVVTVGEKIGKSHLTYAQGASAELVAMTTIGAADAFGLPVSTTHVLSSGIAGTMAANRSGLQMATLRNLLMAWVLTLPASVLLSAVLYWIFNHF
- a CDS encoding transporter, producing MVQRLAEKMHKLDFDDEVTGLIYGHVFRSGEPPARLNSQQVCQAYQALPSGDGFVWLHLNLNHAAAEKWLKNHFAISDFFFHEIRHGSHTTRIERQGDDLFAVLNDVIFHPEDSNPETATLWLYCCRGLVVTVRHKPVRLIERLLGRLTALELASSTELLAHLLEEQEDVLEQVVRQANQYVDTIEDRLLTRRVKRNRAELGRMRRMLLRFQRLLAPEPAALFRLLNRPPSWLSREVVQDLRQFTEEFTVVLNDLASLTERIRLLQEELGAKLMEQNNRTLYTLTVITVLALPINIVAGFFGMNVGGIPLASNHHGFILLVLLVGSFTLIAGYLAFRRRDES
- a CDS encoding SRPBCC family protein, translated to MNDYGMIIEPGTLRIQRLLPGPIERVWAYLTESDKRATWLAAGAMKLENGAPLELEFRNSDLAGEHEPPPAKYKQHGGCVSNRGHITCLFPPRLLSFTWAEQDQGRPSEVTFELTEQGNAVLLTVTHRRLANRDEMLSVAGGWHTHLDILLDRLHDRAPQPFWSTHARLEEEYRARL
- a CDS encoding ArsR/SmtB family transcription factor, with translation MVELSSSQLDAIFHALADPTRRSMLRALAGGERSIGELAAPLQMSFAGASKHVKALEHAGLVQRTVQGRNHICRLEPEPMAQAMHWLQTYEHFWTERLDALEQALLQPEQLPPKE
- a CDS encoding Zn-dependent hydrolase — encoded protein: MTYRVNGERLWQSLQTMAQFGAIADNGVTRLALSEEDRQARDQLRRWALEAGCSVRVDRMGNMFLRREGTRPELAPVITGSHGDSQPRGGRFDGIYGVLAGLEVIRSLNDRQIVTERAIEVINWTNEEGARFAPAMIASGVFAGVFDLEYGLTRRDEHGVSLGDALERIGYAGEHPVGGMPIHAAFELHIEQGPILEAEHLDIGVVTAAQGQRWYELEVVGFSAHAGTTPMDRRRDALLGFAALVTAVNRIGWDFAPDARATVGMAQITPNSRNVVPGRVFFSVEFRHPEESILEQMEQRLLAAVNAVNDGSLTARAERIFQYPPVAFDRGCIDSVRHAAQALGYRHRDMISGAGHDACYLNRVAPTAMIFIPCVDGISHNEREDITPAWAAAGADVLLNALLAHAGA
- a CDS encoding L-2-amino-thiazoline-4-carboxylic acid hydrolase, encoding MSCANNELGILARRKIEAEIIKPIYQILVREIGKARAQAVIGEAIENAAIAAGKQFAAQEPNGADLRSFAALQYLWEKDDALRVEVINQDEQHFDYNVTRCRYAEMYHEMGLGEIGHLLSCARDSQFIVGYAPDVELQRTQTIMSGAPCCDFRYTAKTPGEDQ
- a CDS encoding branched-chain amino acid ABC transporter substrate-binding protein; translation: MTMILSLPALAADTVLIGLAGPLTGSSARIGKDLENGAQLAIADANAQKPTLNGKPVTFKLVSEDDQSDPRTAVAVAQRLVDEGVAGVVGHWNTGTSIPAARIYHDAGIAQVAPVATGHGYTQQGFDTSFRVMGHDDDGGNYAGQYAVKTLKAKRIAVIDDRTAFGQGLADEFIKSLQAQGVQPVAREYVDDKTVDFSAVLTTVRSKNADLIFFGGVDSQAAPLARKLKQLGMNAQLMGAGGFVSQTFLTLAQQEGEGVVALEPGLPLEQMPGGKAFEQAYRDRYHTHIELHAPFAYDATRVLIAAIEQAGSANPADYLPKLRAIHYQGVTGAIAFDAQGNLQQPSFTLYRVVDGKWQPQTVLGGAKPQ
- a CDS encoding ABC transporter ATP-binding protein, which encodes MSEALLSVKRLKVSYGGIHAVKGIDFMVNAGEQVTLIGANGAGKSSSLRALTGLQPFEGDILFDGCSIRGVPPHRLLQRGLVMVPEGRGIFTRLTVRENLQLGAYARRDKSAVRQDFERVCATFPRLSERLHQPAGLLSGGEQQMVAMGRALLSRPRLLILDEPSMGLAPIVVEAIFTVIKQLARDGVTLLLVEQNARLALESTDRAYVLDSGSLSHSGRSADMLDDEKIKQIYLGE
- a CDS encoding ABC transporter ATP-binding protein; its protein translation is MTPLLTLNHVSKRFGGLTAVDDVSMSIRQGEIYGLIGPNGAGKTTCFNLITGLYRADEGEFSLLGQRYKPQAIDKVVQAGIARTFQNLRLFNEMSVLENVMVGCHVRTRNGLWAAIARHGRAKEEEQAVRDKSHALLEYVGISQFAHYRAGDLAYGHQRRLEIARALATEPRLLALDEPAAGMNAGEKVALRELLLRIRDSGKTLLLIEHDVKLVMGLCDRLTVLDYGKAIAEGEPAQVRREPAVIQAYLGGGAHV